The genomic interval GGGAAACTATCACTTCTTCCCCACAAGGAGCAACTCTATCTGGATCTCTGAAAAAATAAAGTAAACCAAGGAACACAAACCAGAAGGGCAGAGAAAGCCAAGGGGAAAACATAGAAATAACGCTGGCTATGATTAAAAAGGCATATATTATCCTTCTGCCCTCAGGTGCTAACGAGAACATCTACAACTTCATCTCCTTCCCCCAATCTTAAAACCTTTGCACCTCTTCTGGTTCTAGATAGTAGAGGAATATCTCCTGCCGATAGCCTACAAATCGATCCCTTCTTAGTGAGCGCCAGAATTTCGGCATCTCCGCTGACATTCCAGCACCCGACTATCTTACCCTGCCGGATACTTGGCGGGTAAAGATAAACACCCTTGCCAGCTCGGTTTCTCAACGGTATTTCCTCAATAAGTATTCTCTTTGCAAAGCCATTTGAGGTAAATATCAGCATTTCCTTTCCCCTAACTATTTCCGCCCCCGCGAGAGTTTCATTATCTCCCACGGAAAGCGCTTTTAACCCACCGCTGGCGGGGTTAGAAGCCCTTATAGACGATGTATCGAGGCGAAAGCCCTTACCGGAGTCAGATAAAAGCACCACTTCCTCTTCATTCTCTCCAAACCTGACCCTTACTATCTCATCTCCTTCTTCAAGCCTTATAAGCTTCCTTCCCGCTTTTCTTCTAACCTCTCCGAGCAGATCAAGTCCAACCTTTTTAATATAGCCCTTCTTTGTAAATATATAAACGTAATCCTTCTCTTTAAGAACCTTAAAGGCAACCGGTTTATCCTCTCCAAGATCGAAGAGGGTTCTTAAACTTATACCTCTTCCAGCGAACGCTTGCGAGGGGAGCTTCTCCCCATCTATAGCAAGCGAAAAAACTCTCCCTCCACTTGTAAATATCAATAGTCTGTCCCCACTTTCAGCGCTCGTAACCATAAGGGGCATATCTCCTCCAACGAGTTCGAGCTTCGTCCTCGTTCTCCTATCACTTGCTTCCTTAAGTCGGATATAACCCTCATGGGAAAGCGTTACTATATACTCTTTACTCGGAAGCTCAGGATCTGGAGGTCTGAAACCAAGTATCTCGGTTCTCCTCTTATCTGTATACTTTCTCCTAATCTCAAGGAGTTCTTCCCTTATTAAAGAATAGAGCTTTTCTCTGCTCTCGAGTATTTCCTTAAGCTCAGCTATAAGCTTGACCTTCTCCCGATACTCCTCCTCTATCTTGCTCCTCTCAAGACGGGTTAGCCTACCTAAGGGCATTTTCAGTATCTCTTCAGCCTGGAGCTCGCTGAGGTTGAGCCTCTTTATAAGCTTTTCCTTCGCCTCCTCCTGAGTTTTCGAGGCTCTTATCAAGGTGATCACAAGATCTATGTTGTCCAAAGCTATCTTAAATCCCAGCAGGATATGCGCTCTTCTTTCAGCATTTCTCAGTCTAAAGCGAGTTCTTCGTCTGACGACATCGCATCGGTGGTCAAAGTAGACCCTGAGCATATCCTTGATACCCATAATTTTAGGTGTTCCATCAACGAGAGCGAGGTTAATCACACTAAACGTCGTCTCAAGCTGTGTATGTTTATAAAGACCTGCCAAGACCGCCTCAGGTAAGGCTCCTCTACTCACCTCGACTACTATTCTCATTCCTCTTCTATCGCTCTCATCCCTCAGATCAGAAATACCCTCTATTCTCCTTGATCTTGCGAGATCAGCAATGGTTTTAATAAGCTGAGATTTACTAACATTGTAAGGTATCTCAGTTATAACAACCCTATTAACCCTCCCACGCTCTATATGAGCTCTTCCTCTGACGAGAATTCTACCTCTGCCCGTTTTCATATACTCTCTTATACCCTCTGTTCCGCAGACTATTCCTCCCGTGGGAAAATCTGGACCCCTTATTATCTTCGCTAACTCATCCATCGAAGCATTAGGATACTCTATAAGATATACAAGGGCATCTATAATCTCACCGAGATTATGAGGGGGAATAGATGATGCCATTCCTACAGCTATTCCAGAAGTTCCATTCACCAATAGATTTGGGATTTTGGACGGCAAAACCACCGGTTCATTTAAGGAACCATCGAAGTTTGGCGCCCAGTCTACCGTATCCTCCTCAAGCTCCCCTAAAACCTCCATTCCTATCCACGACAGGCGGGCCTCGGTATACCTCATGGCGGCGGGTGGATCCCCATCCACTGATCCAAAGTTCCCCTGACCCTCAACTAAAGGATATCTATATGAGAAATCTTGCGCCATTCTAACGAGAGCATCATAAACTGACGCATCTCCATGAGGGTGATATTTACCGAGAACCTCTCCAACCACACGTGCGCTCTTTTTAAAGGGAGCCCCCGGTTTTAAATTGAGCTCTCTCATAGCATATAGAATCCTTCTTTGAACAGGCTTTAAGCCATCTCTTGCATCAGGTATAGCTCTTCCCACTATAACGCTCATCGCATAGTCGAGATAGCTGTACTTAAGTTCGCGCTCAAAAGCAAGATTTATCAGTCTACCCATCATACGTCCAGACTCCTTACCTCCTTAGCATGTGTTTGGATAAACCTTCTTCTTGGCTCAACCCTATCTCCCATAAGAACCTCAAGTAACCTCTCAGCTTCAACGGCATCTTCTATCTTCACCCTATAGAGGACCCTTCTTGCGGGATCCATTGTCGTTCTCCAGAGAGTCTCAGGGTTCATCTCACCCAACCCCTTATACCTTTGAACGATAATCTTTCCCCTCCCATCGCTTTCTTTAAGAAGAGATTGAAGCTCTTCTTCCTTGTAGAGATATCTCTCATCTTTACCCATTTTAACATAGTAGAGAGGAGGCTGAGCTATATATAGATATCCCCCTTCTATAACAGGTCTCGCGTGTCTAAAGAAAAAGGTCAAAAGAAGAGCTCTTATATGAGCGCCATCTATATCCGCGTCTGTCATAAGAATTATCTTATGATATCTCAATCTTCCTATATCAAAGCTCTCTCCTATACCCGTTCCAAGAGCAGAGATCAAGGCTCTTATTTCCTCATTCTTAAGTATCTTCGTCATATTTGCTTTCTCAACGTTAAGTATCTTTCCCTTTAGAGGAAGTATTGCTTGAAAGGCCCTATCCCTGCCCTGCTTAGCTGACCCCCCTGCTGATTCTCCCTCAACTATAAAGAGCTCTGCCTTTTCAGGATCCCTCGTCTGACAATCCGCGAGCTTACCCGGAAGGGAATCGCTTGAGAGAAGGCTCTTTCTCCTAACGAGCTCCCTCGCTCTTCTTGCTGCTTCCCTTGCCTGATGACTTCTTATAGCTCGTGAGACTATCTCAGAAAGTATTTTCAGATTCGCTTCAAAAAATAGGGTAAGTCTGCTTCTTAATATATCCTCTACTGCAGACTTAACATAAGGATTTCCAAGCTTGGTTTTAGTCTGTCCCTCAAATTGAGGCTCTGGAAGCTTAACCGAGAGAACCGCAATTATTCCCTCCTTTATGTCCTCCCAGTTCAAACGTGGATCTTTACCTTTAAGTATTCCATGGGTCCTTGAGATCTCATTAATTA from Synergistota bacterium carries:
- the gyrA gene encoding DNA gyrase subunit A; protein product: MMGRLINLAFERELKYSYLDYAMSVIVGRAIPDARDGLKPVQRRILYAMRELNLKPGAPFKKSARVVGEVLGKYHPHGDASVYDALVRMAQDFSYRYPLVEGQGNFGSVDGDPPAAMRYTEARLSWIGMEVLGELEEDTVDWAPNFDGSLNEPVVLPSKIPNLLVNGTSGIAVGMASSIPPHNLGEIIDALVYLIEYPNASMDELAKIIRGPDFPTGGIVCGTEGIREYMKTGRGRILVRGRAHIERGRVNRVVITEIPYNVSKSQLIKTIADLARSRRIEGISDLRDESDRRGMRIVVEVSRGALPEAVLAGLYKHTQLETTFSVINLALVDGTPKIMGIKDMLRVYFDHRCDVVRRRTRFRLRNAERRAHILLGFKIALDNIDLVITLIRASKTQEEAKEKLIKRLNLSELQAEEILKMPLGRLTRLERSKIEEEYREKVKLIAELKEILESREKLYSLIREELLEIRRKYTDKRRTEILGFRPPDPELPSKEYIVTLSHEGYIRLKEASDRRTRTKLELVGGDMPLMVTSAESGDRLLIFTSGGRVFSLAIDGEKLPSQAFAGRGISLRTLFDLGEDKPVAFKVLKEKDYVYIFTKKGYIKKVGLDLLGEVRRKAGRKLIRLEEGDEIVRVRFGENEEEVVLLSDSGKGFRLDTSSIRASNPASGGLKALSVGDNETLAGAEIVRGKEMLIFTSNGFAKRILIEEIPLRNRAGKGVYLYPPSIRQGKIVGCWNVSGDAEILALTKKGSICRLSAGDIPLLSRTRRGAKVLRLGEGDEVVDVLVST
- the gyrB gene encoding DNA topoisomerase (ATP-hydrolyzing) subunit B, whose protein sequence is MSKYTAKEIDVLEGIEAVRKRPGMYIGDTGKRGYHHLLFEVVDNAVDEALAGYCNFVKVVLRKDESVSVFDNGRGIPVDLHPKTKKPALETVMTYLHAGGKFSNKAYKVSGGLHGVGVSVVNALSEWLEARVFRDGKVYRQRYERGKPVEPVRVIGFSAQTGTEITFKPDPEIFEEKLAFDYSLIRERLREISFLIPGLKIVLVDEKAGREETFYEKSGLEGFVKFLCGDKKEAYPIISVSGEKENLILSLAFTHVDNVDDKVLAFANLIRNEEGGTHLIGFKVALTRVINEISRTHGILKGKDPRLNWEDIKEGIIAVLSVKLPEPQFEGQTKTKLGNPYVKSAVEDILRSRLTLFFEANLKILSEIVSRAIRSHQAREAARRARELVRRKSLLSSDSLPGKLADCQTRDPEKAELFIVEGESAGGSAKQGRDRAFQAILPLKGKILNVEKANMTKILKNEEIRALISALGTGIGESFDIGRLRYHKIILMTDADIDGAHIRALLLTFFFRHARPVIEGGYLYIAQPPLYYVKMGKDERYLYKEEELQSLLKESDGRGKIIVQRYKGLGEMNPETLWRTTMDPARRVLYRVKIEDAVEAERLLEVLMGDRVEPRRRFIQTHAKEVRSLDV